Proteins co-encoded in one Cygnus olor isolate bCygOlo1 chromosome 6, bCygOlo1.pri.v2, whole genome shotgun sequence genomic window:
- the YBEY gene encoding endoribonuclease YbeY isoform X1 yields MSVVIRNAQRAVAVRRAPLRRAVCALRAALGASRFDVALVCAGNGLMRRLNGAYRQRPEPTDVLSFPVHRVAAGELPRPRRRHEYDLGDIFLGVEYIEQQCRRDGGDFESVLTVTAAHGLCHLLGYQHNTKSEWQQMYQKEEEILEKLNQLTGASLRPLTAGLF; encoded by the exons ATGAGCGTGGTGATCCGCAACGCGCAGCGCGCCGTGGCCGTGCGCCGGGCCCCGCTGCGCCGCGCCGTGTGCGCCCTGCGGGCCGCGCTGGGCGCCTCCCGCTTCGACGTGGCGCTGGTGTGCGCCGGCAACGGGCTGATGCGGCGGCTGAACGGCGCCTACCGGCAGCGCCCGGAGCCCACCGACGTGCTCTCCTTCCCCGTCCACCGGGTGGCGGCGGGCGAGCTGCcgcggccgcgccgccgccacGAGTACGACCTGGGGGACATCTTCCTGGGGGTGGAGTACATCGAGCAGCAGTGCCGCCGCGACGGGGGCGACTTCGAGAGCGTGCTGACG GTGACCGCAGCCCACGGATTGTGTCACTTGCTTGGCTACCAGCACAACACAAAGTCGGAGTGGCAACAG ATGTAccagaaggaggaggagatccTGGAGAAGTTGAACCAGCTCACAGGCGCCAGCCTCCGGCCCCTGACCGCAGGCCTCTtctga
- the YBEY gene encoding endoribonuclease YbeY isoform X2, translated as MSVVIRNAQRAVAVRRAPLRRAVCALRAALGASRFDVALVCAGNGLMRRLNGAYRQRPEPTDVLSFPVHRVAAGELPRPRRRHEYDLGDIFLGVEYIEQQCRRDGGDFESVLTVTAAHGLCHLLGYQHNTKSEWQQMYQKEEEILEKLNQLTGASLRPLTAGLF; from the exons ATGAGCGTGGTGATCCGCAACGCGCAGCGCGCCGTGGCCGTGCGCCGGGCCCCGCTGCGCCGCGCCGTGTGCGCCCTGCGGGCCGCGCTGGGCGCCTCCCGCTTCGACGTGGCGCTGGTGTGCGCCGGCAACGGGCTGATGCGGCGGCTGAACGGCGCCTACCGGCAGCGCCCGGAGCCCACCGACGTGCTCTCCTTCCCCGTCCACCGGGTGGCGGCGGGCGAGCTGCcgcggccgcgccgccgccacGAGTACGACCTGGGGGACATCTTCCTGGGGGTGGAGTACATCGAGCAGCAGTGCCGCCGCGACGGGGGCGACTTCGAGAGCGTGCTGACGGTGA CCGCAGCCCACGGATTGTGTCACTTGCTTGGCTACCAGCACAACACAAAGTCGGAGTGGCAACAG ATGTAccagaaggaggaggagatccTGGAGAAGTTGAACCAGCTCACAGGCGCCAGCCTCCGGCCCCTGACCGCAGGCCTCTtctga